In a single window of the Dinghuibacter silviterrae genome:
- a CDS encoding AraC family transcriptional regulator, with the protein MQYIYENFTFHPDQSFTIRSELLEIKKYTSLKSHVNFEIALIENCSGKRFIGDHIEDFEGTELVLMGSYLPHCWQYYKTVDPTLQPHAAIIHFFPDFMGKELLDKPEAKGLNELFDKAAKGLLFTGDTLQHAKMIIQQMLFESGLARVSLMIRLLDILARSSTYRVLSSPYYNAIETSAESKRINIVFDYIFAHFKEEISLQEIADLIPMSTAAFCRLFKRKTNRTLTDFLKELRIGHAAKLLLEGKHNVTEACYQSGYNNISNFNKHFREVKGLSPRDFVKQYE; encoded by the coding sequence ATGCAGTATATCTACGAGAATTTCACGTTCCATCCGGATCAATCGTTTACGATCCGGTCGGAACTGCTGGAGATCAAGAAATATACCTCCCTGAAATCGCATGTCAATTTCGAAATCGCGCTCATCGAAAATTGCAGCGGCAAACGATTTATCGGGGACCATATCGAAGACTTCGAGGGTACCGAACTGGTATTGATGGGCAGTTATCTTCCCCATTGCTGGCAGTACTATAAAACAGTCGATCCGACCCTGCAGCCGCACGCGGCCATCATACACTTTTTCCCTGACTTCATGGGCAAGGAACTGCTCGACAAACCGGAAGCAAAAGGATTGAACGAGCTTTTCGACAAGGCGGCCAAAGGCCTCCTGTTTACAGGAGACACGTTGCAGCATGCCAAGATGATCATCCAACAAATGCTGTTCGAATCCGGGCTGGCAAGGGTTTCATTGATGATCCGGCTATTGGACATCCTGGCGCGATCCTCCACTTACCGGGTGCTTTCTTCCCCCTATTATAATGCGATCGAGACGTCGGCAGAATCCAAAAGGATCAACATCGTCTTCGATTATATTTTTGCCCATTTCAAGGAAGAGATCAGCTTGCAGGAAATCGCCGATCTCATCCCCATGTCGACCGCGGCCTTTTGCCGTCTATTCAAGCGAAAGACCAACCGGACGCTTACCGACTTCCTCAAAGAGCTCCGGATTGGTCACGCTGCAAAGCTCCTGCTCGAAGGGAAACACAATGTAACAGAAGCCTGTTACCAAAGCGGTTACAATAATATCTCCAACTTCAACAAACATTTCCGGGAGGTCAAGGGGTTGTCTCCGCGGGATTTTGTAAAGCAATACGAGTAG
- a CDS encoding GntR family transcriptional regulator, translating to MKLVINHQSKIPLHVQVEELLRKLIASPEFKNGNFLPKEVELANRLGVSRSTIRQAAGKLENEGLLARKRGLGTTVAQPALSTGLDHWYSFAEEMLQHGVAVANLDMKAEKVKADEKVARFFNVPLHRNVVKLTRLRGTEGEPFVYFESYFHPRIGMTGKEDFTGPLYRMMEDAFGVVVVRSNEHISARLAGPMAKRLKIDPRAVILLRERFVYDSGDRPIEYNIGYYRADRFTYAITIPFSSKNR from the coding sequence ATGAAGCTTGTCATCAATCATCAAAGCAAGATCCCGCTGCACGTACAGGTGGAGGAGTTGCTCAGGAAACTGATCGCGTCGCCGGAATTCAAGAACGGTAATTTCCTGCCGAAAGAGGTCGAGCTTGCCAACCGGTTGGGTGTTTCCAGGAGCACGATCCGGCAGGCTGCCGGCAAGCTTGAAAACGAGGGCCTCCTGGCCAGGAAAAGAGGTCTCGGCACCACTGTCGCCCAACCGGCCTTATCGACGGGGCTCGACCACTGGTACAGCTTTGCCGAAGAAATGCTTCAACACGGCGTGGCTGTGGCCAATTTAGACATGAAAGCAGAGAAGGTGAAGGCGGACGAAAAGGTGGCCCGTTTTTTCAACGTGCCGCTCCACCGGAATGTGGTGAAACTGACCCGTCTCCGGGGAACCGAAGGGGAGCCGTTCGTGTATTTCGAAAGCTATTTCCATCCGCGGATCGGGATGACGGGCAAAGAAGATTTTACCGGTCCGTTATACCGTATGATGGAAGACGCTTTCGGGGTCGTCGTCGTCCGGTCGAACGAGCATATCAGCGCCCGCCTGGCGGGGCCGATGGCCAAAAGGTTGAAGATCGATCCCCGGGCGGTCATTCTTTTAAGGGAACGGTTTGTCTACGATTCCGGGGACCGGCCCATCGAATATAATATCGGTTACTACCGGGCAGACAGGTTTACCTACGCGATCACTATCCCCTTCTCCTCAAAAAACCGATAA
- a CDS encoding mechanosensitive ion channel family protein has protein sequence MAKHFALLACLLCYTWMIQAQDTSHHPVPDTAGHLAHQTPGKPAKTEKKRLEYFRDTIRRERRKFDSTFFSDIKVPTTGDYARALGNVYQTMTDIPSDISSFDRLPSIGKSLDLDDSALEVVNTRMSQNDRTFNVRNLQMINTLLDVLDKNTDDYSDYLDQCDSTLEEVRNNISDLRKDTLMRAIFRDSSLRNAFQPQLQLLKEKWREIDSLVTEDGRIINTLKSQASAHSMLIGELIAKVDLELKAVGTRAFAKEQPFLWEEGTRRQRLSADDYKESIGEERAMTKFYFTNTRSNRSWLLIMGLVFFLWVAGNFRTLKRLHKLDVVGKLGLSNLGPIPVGATLIFMLSLAPFYDMHAPAIYIESVQLLSMIVVTFMLRKKKVPAQTLFGWVIFVVLFLLLPVTRILLPSTQIQRWATLLINSAALLLGVYYITHLKKTFGKWTTFAVGLYLLLNLLAVICNLTSRVTLSQIFGYTAAYAFAQIVSLTIFTQVVVESFLLQVQTSRLRKRYPEAFEVSSVSKSVRRFSMIVAVIIWLIVFTINLNLFDALNDVLVEFFTKVRKVGNFNFSIGGILLFMGIIWAANFLQKYISYFFGDTGDDAAFDDKGQRSRLMVTRLILLIVGFLLAVAASGLAVDRITVILGALGVGVGLGLQNIVNNFVSGIILIFDRPLRIGDTVDIGDKRGRVKEIGIRAITLLTEDGAEVIIPTGDVLSHNIVNWTLSNNHARVALSFTMDKPENADAIDLDGIRKLIQENHNVLQQRAPEVSLNAVNTKTVELRIFFWIVDFNKEGATAAEVKTAIYRFFEEKGIVIA, from the coding sequence ATGGCCAAACACTTCGCCCTCCTCGCCTGTCTGCTTTGCTACACCTGGATGATTCAGGCCCAGGACACGAGTCACCACCCTGTCCCGGATACAGCGGGTCATCTGGCGCATCAGACCCCCGGAAAGCCCGCCAAAACCGAAAAAAAGAGGCTGGAATACTTCCGGGACACCATCCGCCGGGAGAGAAGGAAGTTCGATTCTACTTTTTTTTCCGATATAAAAGTCCCCACCACCGGAGACTATGCGCGGGCGCTTGGTAACGTCTATCAGACTATGACCGATATACCCAGCGACATCAGTTCTTTCGACAGGCTGCCCTCCATCGGCAAAAGCCTTGACCTGGACGACTCCGCCCTGGAGGTCGTCAACACAAGGATGTCCCAGAACGACCGCACGTTCAACGTGCGGAACCTTCAGATGATCAATACGCTGCTCGATGTCCTGGACAAGAATACAGATGACTATTCCGACTACCTCGACCAATGCGACTCCACCCTCGAAGAGGTACGGAACAACATCAGCGACCTCCGGAAAGACACGTTGATGCGGGCGATATTCAGGGATTCTTCATTAAGAAATGCGTTTCAACCCCAACTACAACTCCTAAAAGAAAAATGGCGGGAGATCGACAGTCTGGTGACGGAAGACGGCAGGATCATCAATACACTAAAGTCGCAGGCATCCGCCCACTCCATGTTGATCGGCGAACTCATTGCGAAGGTTGATCTGGAATTGAAGGCTGTCGGCACACGGGCCTTTGCCAAAGAGCAACCCTTTTTATGGGAGGAAGGCACCCGGCGGCAAAGGCTCTCGGCCGACGACTATAAGGAGTCGATCGGTGAAGAACGAGCCATGACCAAGTTTTATTTCACGAATACCCGGAGCAACCGGTCCTGGCTGTTGATCATGGGCCTCGTCTTCTTTCTCTGGGTGGCCGGTAATTTCAGGACGCTCAAACGGCTCCACAAACTGGATGTGGTGGGCAAGCTCGGTCTTTCCAACCTGGGTCCGATACCCGTGGGCGCCACGTTGATCTTCATGCTCAGCCTCGCGCCCTTTTACGACATGCATGCTCCGGCGATCTATATCGAATCCGTCCAGTTGCTAAGCATGATCGTCGTGACCTTTATGCTCCGCAAAAAAAAGGTCCCCGCCCAAACCTTATTCGGCTGGGTGATCTTCGTGGTGCTCTTCCTGCTGCTCCCTGTCACACGCATCCTCCTGCCTTCTACCCAGATACAGCGATGGGCCACCCTGCTGATCAACTCGGCCGCCCTCCTGCTGGGGGTATACTATATCACACACCTGAAAAAGACATTCGGCAAGTGGACCACGTTTGCCGTCGGTCTGTATTTACTGCTGAACCTACTCGCCGTCATCTGCAACCTGACCAGCCGGGTGACCCTGTCCCAGATATTCGGTTACACCGCCGCTTATGCCTTCGCCCAAATCGTCAGCCTGACCATTTTCACACAGGTGGTGGTAGAATCATTCCTGTTGCAGGTCCAGACAAGCCGCCTCCGGAAACGATACCCCGAAGCCTTCGAAGTTTCCTCCGTATCGAAATCGGTACGCCGCTTTTCCATGATTGTCGCCGTAATTATCTGGCTGATTGTATTTACCATCAACCTGAACCTCTTCGACGCCCTTAATGATGTGCTCGTAGAGTTCTTTACCAAAGTAAGAAAAGTCGGCAATTTCAATTTTTCCATCGGCGGCATCCTGCTGTTTATGGGTATTATCTGGGCCGCCAACTTCCTCCAGAAATACATATCCTACTTCTTTGGCGATACAGGCGATGACGCGGCATTCGATGACAAGGGACAACGTTCCCGTTTGATGGTGACCAGGCTCATTCTCCTCATCGTCGGTTTCTTGCTGGCGGTCGCCGCCTCCGGCCTCGCCGTAGACAGGATCACCGTCATACTCGGCGCCCTCGGCGTCGGTGTCGGCCTGGGCCTGCAAAACATCGTCAACAACTTCGTATCCGGGATCATCCTCATCTTCGACCGCCCGCTGCGCATAGGCGACACCGTCGACATCGGCGACAAACGCGGACGGGTCAAGGAAATCGGCATCCGGGCCATCACCCTCCTGACCGAAGACGGGGCCGAAGTCATCATCCCCACCGGAGATGTCCTCTCCCACAACATCGTGAACTGGACCCTCAGCAACAACCACGCCCGGGTAGCCCTGTCATTCACGATGGACAAACCCGAGAACGCCGACGCCATCGACCTCGACGGCATCCGGAAACTGATACAGGAAAACCACAACGTGCTCCAGCAAAGAGCGCCCGAGGTTTCCCTGAATGCCGTGAATACAAAGACCGTCGAGCTGAGGATTTTCTTCTGGATCGTCGACTTCAATAAAGAAGGGGCTACGGCGGCGGAAGTGAAGACTGCTATTTATCGGTTTTTTGAGGAGAAGGGGATAGTGATCGCGTAG
- a CDS encoding BlaI/MecI/CopY family transcriptional regulator, with amino-acid sequence MHVPSKSELEILQVLWDKGPSTVRAVNSELVKQREVNYTTTLKQMQLMADKGMLSRDESQMKHIYSATVDEQKIKARLLDIFVDTTYKGSASKLVQQLLGNGNTSPQELREIKEMIKKYESPRTGRGN; translated from the coding sequence ATGCATGTACCCTCCAAATCCGAGTTGGAAATACTACAAGTCCTGTGGGACAAAGGCCCCTCCACTGTCCGCGCAGTCAATAGCGAATTGGTGAAGCAAAGAGAAGTGAACTACACGACCACCCTCAAACAAATGCAGCTCATGGCGGATAAGGGTATGCTCAGCCGCGATGAAAGCCAGATGAAACACATCTACAGCGCCACGGTGGATGAACAAAAAATCAAGGCCCGCCTGCTGGATATATTTGTGGACACGACCTATAAAGGTTCGGCCAGCAAACTGGTGCAGCAACTGCTCGGCAACGGAAACACGTCCCCGCAGGAGCTTCGGGAAATAAAAGAAATGATCAAAAAATATGAATCACCCCGAACAGGAAGGGGAAATTGA
- a CDS encoding M1 family metallopeptidase, protein MNKIILSLCLSGGFFTSMAQKYDQHKVFDPLFYKGQQGNEYRTGSGAPGIKYWQNRADYTLNATLDTTRHRLSGTTVINYTNNSPDALDFLWLQLDQNIFREDSRSEATSPVEGGRFDNKTFTKGDEIESVYITGDGKSEKADYIVSDTRMEIKLKEALKNFGGRIQIKITYAFDIPGYGTDRMGRMAAKDGWIYELAQWYPRMEVYDDVTGWNVIPYLGASEFYLEYGDFDYTITAPSDLLVVGSGELLNPAEVLTPKIMARLATARSSDKTIMIRDSADLKEHPLKPNLTWHFFCKNARDVSWAASKAFLWDAARINLPGGKKALAQSVYPIESKGQDAWSRSTEYVKGCIELYSQEWFAYTYPVATNVAGIVEGMEYPGIVFCGWPSKSDNLWDVTNHEFGHNWFPMIVGSNERKYAWMDEGFNTFINGVDTKVFNKGEYDQPHDAEKDAPGLFADNMDAIMNVPDVIQPENLGGAAYSKPALGLNILREEILGRERFDFAFRTYIKRWAFKHPTPWDFFHSMDNAAGEDLSWFWNEWFLTTWKDDQAVKSIAYKDNDPSKGSLITLTNNEEMALPVTVEVKEENGKVSRKQLPAEIWQRGNKWILACRTTSKIVYATVNPDRTLPDVNPDNNALSGIAMDSSVTAGSVIKSYFDAIGGEDRVKSIKDLTMTLVDTLQGIVFTKVNQYKMPDKFLQEVSRSNTVVSHVAINADTLTVVQQGRTQRITGTQENAGAKARYKLFPELNFGQAGYTMELDSQYHIIDGALTYLITVSQPDGLKVKYFYDRQTGFKVLQYADRPNYTHLAFSDYRTSGTGVKIPFTQRDIRGGNTLTYKVTTVAANTNLPDDIFK, encoded by the coding sequence ATGAATAAAATAATCTTATCGCTTTGCCTAAGCGGCGGCTTTTTCACATCTATGGCGCAAAAGTATGATCAGCACAAGGTATTCGACCCTTTGTTTTATAAAGGACAACAAGGGAACGAGTACCGGACCGGTTCCGGTGCGCCGGGTATCAAATACTGGCAAAATCGCGCAGATTATACCTTGAATGCAACCCTGGATACCACCAGGCACCGTCTCAGCGGTACCACGGTGATCAACTATACCAACAACAGTCCGGATGCCCTGGACTTCCTTTGGTTACAGCTTGATCAAAACATCTTTAGGGAAGATTCGCGCAGCGAAGCAACCAGCCCGGTGGAAGGAGGCCGCTTTGATAATAAAACCTTTACCAAGGGCGACGAAATCGAAAGCGTCTATATTACCGGCGACGGGAAATCAGAGAAAGCCGATTATATAGTATCCGATACCCGTATGGAGATCAAGCTGAAAGAAGCCCTGAAAAACTTCGGTGGCCGAATACAGATCAAGATAACGTATGCCTTCGATATACCCGGATATGGCACAGACCGGATGGGCCGTATGGCGGCAAAGGACGGCTGGATCTATGAACTGGCTCAATGGTATCCGCGTATGGAGGTGTATGACGACGTTACGGGCTGGAACGTGATCCCTTACCTGGGAGCATCGGAGTTTTACCTCGAATACGGCGACTTTGATTATACCATCACCGCGCCGTCCGACCTGTTGGTAGTTGGTTCCGGCGAGTTATTGAACCCGGCCGAGGTGCTGACCCCTAAAATCATGGCCCGCCTGGCAACAGCCAGAAGCAGCGATAAGACGATCATGATCAGGGATTCCGCCGATCTGAAAGAACATCCCCTGAAACCCAATCTGACCTGGCACTTCTTCTGCAAAAATGCACGCGACGTGTCTTGGGCGGCATCCAAGGCGTTTTTGTGGGATGCGGCAAGGATCAATTTGCCGGGCGGCAAAAAGGCCCTGGCACAGTCGGTTTACCCCATCGAAAGCAAGGGGCAGGATGCCTGGAGCCGCAGCACCGAATACGTCAAGGGCTGTATCGAGCTTTATTCGCAGGAGTGGTTTGCTTATACCTATCCGGTGGCCACCAACGTGGCCGGTATCGTAGAGGGTATGGAATACCCGGGTATCGTGTTCTGCGGTTGGCCAAGCAAAAGCGACAATTTGTGGGATGTGACCAATCACGAATTCGGCCACAACTGGTTCCCGATGATCGTGGGATCGAACGAGCGTAAATACGCCTGGATGGACGAAGGCTTTAATACCTTCATCAATGGCGTAGATACCAAGGTATTTAATAAGGGGGAGTATGACCAGCCACACGATGCCGAGAAGGATGCCCCTGGTCTTTTTGCGGACAATATGGATGCCATTATGAACGTACCCGATGTGATCCAGCCGGAAAACCTGGGCGGCGCAGCCTATTCGAAACCGGCACTGGGACTGAACATACTGCGTGAAGAGATCCTGGGCAGGGAGCGTTTCGATTTTGCTTTCCGTACGTACATCAAACGCTGGGCTTTTAAACACCCCACCCCATGGGATTTCTTCCACTCCATGGATAATGCGGCGGGCGAAGACCTGAGCTGGTTTTGGAACGAATGGTTCCTGACCACCTGGAAGGATGACCAGGCCGTCAAATCGATCGCCTATAAAGACAATGACCCATCAAAGGGCTCACTGATCACCCTTACGAACAATGAAGAGATGGCACTGCCGGTTACGGTCGAAGTTAAAGAGGAAAACGGCAAAGTATCCCGTAAACAACTGCCCGCCGAAATATGGCAGCGCGGCAATAAATGGATATTGGCCTGTAGAACGACCTCGAAAATCGTTTATGCGACGGTCAATCCCGATCGTACCTTGCCGGACGTAAATCCCGATAACAATGCCCTGAGCGGCATCGCAATGGATTCAAGCGTTACTGCCGGGTCGGTGATCAAATCCTATTTTGATGCCATTGGCGGCGAAGACAGGGTAAAATCGATCAAAGATCTTACCATGACGCTGGTGGATACCTTGCAGGGCATCGTCTTCACAAAGGTAAACCAGTACAAAATGCCGGATAAATTCCTGCAGGAGGTCTCCAGATCCAATACCGTGGTCTCGCACGTCGCTATCAACGCGGATACCCTTACAGTCGTACAACAGGGCAGAACGCAACGCATCACCGGCACGCAGGAAAATGCAGGGGCCAAAGCACGTTACAAATTGTTCCCCGAGCTGAATTTCGGTCAGGCGGGTTACACGATGGAGCTTGACAGTCAGTACCACATCATTGACGGGGCGCTGACCTACCTCATCACGGTAAGCCAGCCAGACGGCCTTAAGGTAAAATATTTCTACGATCGGCAGACGGGCTTCAAGGTCCTTCAATATGCTGACAGGCCTAATTATACGCATTTGGCTTTTAGCGACTACCGCACTAGTGGCACCGGTGTAAAAATCCCCTTTACCCAGCGCGATATTAGAGGGGGTAATACGCTCACTTATAAGGTCACTACCGTCGCCGCAAATACCAACCTTCCGGATGACATTTTTAAATGA
- a CDS encoding ROK family protein, with the protein MFIHSDKLTLGVDIGGSHVTAAWVNITRGSVLEDTLCTSPIDPGGSPREVVRGWAGTIRAALEKRPGCCPLGIGIAMPGPFDYDRGVSLIDGVHKFERLMGLDIRLALKDELETDLPFVFRNDAACFGVGESLTGKGAGFRRVIALTLGTGLGSAFVLDGQVCSEGPGVPTDGFLYAVPFRDGIAEDYVSSRWLVSAYAARTGRRVADVRELAALGDRDALEVFGDFGRQLAEVVAPWIRDFDADCLVIGGSIRKAAPLFLPSLEAGLHLPIHLSDQMERAALVGAAALLQQGRALTVAPWRKTLQPLLPFHANAPVSGAYDLYPFHHLEGGTIAGGFDSLAAWMASHRKVLVDGYAGQDWDVFKAHLGAAFRALGKKVAWYETRSFQKPEKDVLAMTAPFMGEPGSVWGRITHLALEDFYQMDILRKVRAEEEGYDLSVCLGIGAALVSWDAPVVYVDLPKNEIQYRMRAGSTVNLGLSTPGEYKRYYFVDWVVLNRHRARIKDRIAVVADGQWRDDITWTTGEAIRESLRQMTTTPLRVRPWFEAGAWGGQWLKAHVPELPQEEVNYAWSFELIVPENGLVFESAGYLLEIAFDWLMEQESASVLGRDAERFGTEFPIRFDFLDTFDGGNLSIQCHPSLSYIQEQFGERITQDETYYILDCTPDAGVYLGFQEDIDPGSFREVLETSNDTGTEVDIERYVQRHPAHRHDLFLIPNGTIHSSGKNNLVLEISATPYIYTFKMYDWLRLDLDGKPRPINIAHAFQNLHFERKGDKVRQELLSRPLVLEEREDYRLVHLPTHPDHFYDVHRLEFCKEITITTGNQCHVLMLVEGNALWVWTPMGEKKRFHFAETFVLPAAAGSYMLQAEGDAPIKVVKAFIK; encoded by the coding sequence ATGTTCATACATTCAGACAAATTAACGCTTGGCGTAGACATAGGCGGTTCTCATGTGACCGCTGCCTGGGTGAACATCACCCGGGGATCCGTACTCGAAGACACGTTATGTACCAGCCCCATCGACCCCGGCGGAAGCCCCCGGGAAGTTGTCCGGGGATGGGCCGGTACGATCAGGGCTGCCCTGGAAAAGCGCCCGGGATGCTGCCCCCTGGGCATCGGGATCGCCATGCCCGGTCCCTTCGATTATGACCGGGGGGTGTCTCTTATTGACGGTGTGCACAAATTCGAGCGGCTTATGGGGCTTGACATCCGCCTGGCCTTGAAAGACGAGTTGGAGACAGACCTACCCTTCGTCTTCAGGAACGACGCCGCCTGCTTTGGCGTAGGCGAAAGCCTCACCGGGAAAGGCGCCGGCTTCCGCCGCGTCATCGCCCTGACCTTGGGCACCGGCCTCGGGAGCGCTTTTGTCCTGGACGGGCAGGTTTGCAGCGAGGGCCCCGGTGTACCCACCGATGGTTTTCTTTACGCCGTTCCCTTCCGGGATGGTATCGCCGAGGACTATGTCTCTTCCCGCTGGCTTGTCTCAGCTTACGCTGCCCGGACCGGCCGGCGTGTCGCGGATGTCCGGGAACTGGCTGCCCTGGGTGACCGGGATGCCCTGGAGGTCTTCGGCGATTTCGGACGCCAGCTTGCGGAAGTCGTGGCCCCCTGGATCCGGGACTTCGATGCCGACTGCCTGGTGATCGGAGGGAGCATCCGTAAGGCGGCACCCCTTTTCCTACCGTCCCTGGAGGCTGGTCTACACCTACCCATCCACCTTTCGGACCAGATGGAGCGGGCGGCGTTGGTGGGCGCGGCGGCGCTCCTGCAGCAAGGAAGGGCGCTCACCGTCGCCCCCTGGCGCAAAACCCTGCAACCATTGCTTCCGTTCCATGCCAACGCCCCTGTCTCCGGCGCGTATGACCTATATCCTTTCCACCACCTGGAGGGCGGCACCATCGCCGGGGGCTTTGATTCCCTGGCCGCCTGGATGGCCTCTCACAGAAAGGTCCTCGTCGACGGATACGCCGGCCAGGACTGGGATGTCTTCAAAGCCCATCTGGGCGCAGCCTTCCGGGCGCTTGGGAAAAAAGTGGCGTGGTACGAGACGAGGTCTTTTCAAAAGCCGGAAAAGGATGTCCTTGCGATGACGGCGCCCTTTATGGGAGAACCGGGTTCCGTATGGGGCCGGATCACCCATCTCGCGCTGGAGGACTTTTATCAAATGGATATCCTCCGCAAGGTGCGTGCGGAGGAAGAGGGCTACGACCTATCGGTCTGCCTGGGCATAGGAGCGGCCCTGGTTTCCTGGGACGCGCCCGTGGTGTACGTCGACCTTCCTAAAAACGAGATCCAATACCGGATGCGCGCGGGTAGCACGGTCAACCTTGGACTGTCCACTCCAGGTGAGTACAAGCGCTATTATTTCGTGGACTGGGTCGTGCTGAACCGGCACCGGGCACGGATCAAAGACCGGATCGCCGTCGTTGCCGACGGGCAATGGAGGGACGACATCACCTGGACGACCGGTGAGGCCATCCGTGAAAGCCTCCGGCAAATGACGACCACACCTTTACGGGTGCGCCCCTGGTTCGAAGCCGGGGCCTGGGGAGGCCAGTGGCTAAAGGCGCACGTCCCTGAACTGCCACAGGAAGAGGTGAACTATGCCTGGTCCTTCGAGCTTATCGTGCCTGAAAACGGGCTCGTCTTTGAAAGCGCGGGATACCTTTTGGAAATTGCCTTCGACTGGCTCATGGAGCAGGAAAGTGCATCCGTCCTGGGCCGGGATGCGGAGCGGTTCGGGACCGAATTTCCCATCCGGTTCGACTTCCTGGACACGTTTGATGGGGGGAACCTGTCCATCCAATGCCATCCTTCGCTTTCCTATATACAAGAGCAGTTCGGAGAACGGATTACCCAGGACGAAACCTATTATATCCTTGACTGTACCCCGGACGCCGGCGTGTACCTGGGTTTTCAGGAAGACATCGACCCCGGGTCCTTCAGGGAGGTCCTCGAAACAAGCAACGACACCGGGACGGAGGTCGATATCGAACGCTACGTCCAACGGCACCCCGCCCACCGGCACGACCTTTTCCTGATCCCCAACGGCACGATCCACAGCTCGGGGAAGAACAACCTCGTCCTGGAGATCAGCGCCACCCCCTATATCTACACGTTCAAAATGTACGACTGGCTGAGGTTGGACCTTGACGGCAAGCCCCGGCCCATCAACATTGCCCACGCCTTCCAAAACCTACACTTCGAACGGAAAGGAGACAAGGTGCGGCAGGAATTGTTGTCCCGCCCTTTGGTGCTGGAGGAACGGGAAGACTACCGGTTGGTGCACCTGCCCACCCATCCCGATCACTTCTATGATGTGCATCGACTGGAGTTCTGCAAAGAGATCACGATAACCACCGGCAACCAGTGCCACGTCCTGATGCTGGTCGAAGGAAACGCCCTTTGGGTATGGACTCCCATGGGAGAAAAGAAACGCTTCCATTTTGCGGAAACCTTTGTCCTCCCTGCGGCAGCCGGAAGTTATATGCTTCAGGCGGAAGGAGATGCCCCGATAAAAGTGGTGAAGGCATTTATCAAATAA